In one Pseudomonas sp. Bout1 genomic region, the following are encoded:
- a CDS encoding ABC transporter ATP-binding protein — protein sequence MTLLSVEHLRIALPAGADRSHALYDLSLQLNSGECLCVVGESGSGKSMLAKALLRQLPDPLTVESGRLVFRDEDLATHSEEAMRQLRGRDISMVFQEPMSALNPLLRVGEQIDETLRAHGVASGRVRRQRVVDLLGYVGLPEPARLRLAYPFELSGGQRQRVVIAMALAFDPALLIADEPTSALDVTTQAQILDLLRKIQRDKGMALLFITHDFAVVEAIADRVLVLERGRVVEQGTAQAVLRVPRESYTRQLLAAVSAQPLMPRTRVVGPVVLKAQALGKVFSSRSGWWGRRTTVALDAVQLQLREGETLGIVGESGSGKSTLGRCLVRLLRADSGQVEWLGREVAGLSEGQLRPLRRDVQMIFQDPFASLNPRQTVGQMIMTGPLVHGVSKADAERRARELLGLVGLPETAFERFAHEFSGGQRQRIGIARALAVEPKVLIADECVSALDALIQVQILELLESLQRRLKLSIVFITHDLRVAARLCDRIAVMRQGRVVEQGETAALFADARHPYTRELLMAEAI from the coding sequence ATGACGTTGTTGAGTGTTGAGCATTTGCGTATCGCCTTGCCGGCCGGTGCAGACCGCAGCCATGCGCTGTATGACCTGTCACTGCAACTGAACAGTGGCGAATGCCTGTGTGTGGTGGGCGAATCGGGCTCCGGCAAGTCGATGCTGGCCAAGGCTTTGTTGCGCCAGTTGCCGGACCCGCTGACGGTGGAAAGTGGACGCTTGGTGTTTCGTGACGAAGACCTGGCGACGCACAGCGAAGAGGCCATGCGCCAACTGCGCGGGCGCGATATCAGCATGGTGTTCCAGGAGCCCATGAGCGCGCTCAATCCGTTGTTGCGCGTGGGCGAACAGATCGACGAAACCCTGCGCGCCCATGGCGTGGCATCGGGGCGCGTGCGGCGTCAGCGGGTGGTGGATTTGCTCGGTTATGTCGGCTTGCCTGAGCCGGCGCGGCTGCGCCTGGCTTATCCGTTTGAACTGTCGGGTGGGCAGCGCCAGCGGGTGGTGATCGCCATGGCCCTGGCGTTTGATCCGGCGTTGTTGATTGCCGATGAACCGACCTCGGCGCTGGATGTGACCACCCAGGCGCAGATCCTCGACCTGCTGCGCAAGATCCAGCGGGACAAGGGCATGGCGCTGTTGTTTATCACCCACGATTTTGCCGTGGTCGAGGCGATTGCCGACCGGGTGTTGGTATTGGAAAGGGGCCGGGTGGTGGAGCAGGGCACGGCGCAGGCGGTATTGCGTGTACCCCGGGAAAGCTACACTCGGCAGTTGCTTGCGGCGGTGTCGGCGCAACCGCTGATGCCGCGTACGCGAGTGGTTGGCCCGGTGGTCCTGAAGGCACAGGCGTTGGGCAAGGTGTTCAGCAGCCGCAGTGGCTGGTGGGGGCGGCGCACCACGGTGGCGTTGGACGCGGTTCAGTTGCAATTGCGTGAGGGTGAGACGTTGGGGATTGTGGGGGAGTCGGGCTCGGGCAAGTCGACCTTGGGCCGCTGCCTGGTGCGTTTGTTGCGTGCGGACAGCGGGCAGGTCGAGTGGTTGGGACGGGAGGTGGCGGGGTTGTCTGAAGGGCAATTGCGGCCATTGCGTCGTGATGTGCAGATGATTTTCCAGGATCCGTTTGCTTCGCTTAATCCGCGGCAGACGGTGGGGCAGATGATTATGACCGGGCCTTTGGTGCACGGAGTTTCCAAGGCTGATGCTGAACGGCGGGCCAGGGAGTTGCTGGGGTTGGTGGGGTTGCCGGAGACGGCGTTTGAGCGGTTTGCGCATGAGTTTTCGGGTGGGCAACGGCAGCGCATAGGTATCGCTCGGGCGTTGGCGGTGGAGCCTAAGGTGTTAATCGCCGATGAGTGTGTGTCGGCGCTTGATGCGTTGATTCAGGTGCAGATTCTGGAGCTGCTGGAGTCGCTGCAGCGGCGGTTGAAGTTGAGCATTGTGTTTATTACTCATGATTTGCGGGTGGCTGCGCGGTTGTGTGACCGGATTGCGGTGATGCGTCAGGGGCGGGTGGTGGAGCAGGGGGAGACGGCGGCGCTTTTTGCTGATGCGCGGCATCCGTATACGCGGGAGTTGTTGATGGCTGAGGCGATCTGA
- the arnT gene encoding lipid IV(A) 4-amino-4-deoxy-L-arabinosyltransferase, with translation MTRLKPLPVLLLAFVMFYLLPLGLHGLWIPDETRYAQISQEMIMSGNWVSPHFMGVRYFEKPAAGYWMIALGQAVFGQNLFGVRIASALATGLSIVLAYLIARRLWNDPRKSFACALLYMSFGLVAGQAGYSNLDPQFTLWVNLSLVALWFALDSTNPRARLASWTLLGVACGMGFMTKGFLAWLLPVLIALPYMLWQRRLGELLRYGPLAILVAAVVCLPWVLTIHLQEPDYWRFFFWHEHIRRFAADNAQHARPWWFYLPLMVVSCLPWAALLPATLCKTWKDKGQPAIVFLALWLLLPLGFFSLSNGKLPTYIMPCLLPLALLMGHALVDLLANARTRTLRFNGLLNLGIGVAAMVTLIYLQIARPLYGNSHSEMFNLSLTFIVLMGWMLANLLQAFRPLALWAMPALGIGLLVALLPAGMPALIEDNQMPDQFVLEHLDELQQTHALLSNELGSASALSWRLRRPEVALYDTEGELRYGLQYADSMHRKVSLDGVQAWLKQARQQGSVGVLMRVRSTSEMREAGQLPLGGKRYYKGDLEIIIYPPMP, from the coding sequence ATGACTCGCCTTAAACCTTTGCCCGTACTGCTGCTGGCATTCGTGATGTTCTATCTGTTGCCGCTGGGCCTGCACGGCCTGTGGATTCCCGACGAAACCCGCTACGCCCAGATCAGCCAGGAAATGATCATGAGCGGCAACTGGGTATCGCCGCACTTCATGGGCGTGCGCTATTTCGAAAAACCCGCCGCCGGCTACTGGATGATCGCGCTGGGCCAGGCGGTGTTTGGTCAAAACCTGTTCGGCGTACGCATCGCCTCGGCCCTGGCCACCGGCCTGAGCATTGTGCTCGCCTACCTGATAGCCCGCCGGCTGTGGAACGACCCACGCAAGAGTTTCGCCTGCGCCCTGCTCTACATGAGCTTTGGCCTGGTGGCCGGGCAAGCCGGGTACTCCAACCTGGACCCGCAATTCACCCTGTGGGTCAACCTGAGCCTGGTGGCGCTGTGGTTTGCCCTCGACAGTACCAACCCTCGCGCCCGGCTCGCCAGCTGGACATTGCTGGGCGTGGCCTGCGGCATGGGTTTCATGACCAAGGGCTTCCTCGCCTGGTTGCTGCCGGTGTTGATCGCCCTGCCCTACATGCTCTGGCAACGCCGCCTGGGGGAACTGTTGCGCTACGGGCCGCTGGCGATACTGGTGGCGGCGGTGGTGTGCCTGCCCTGGGTGCTGACCATCCATCTGCAGGAGCCGGACTACTGGCGGTTCTTTTTCTGGCATGAACACATTCGCCGGTTTGCCGCCGACAATGCCCAACATGCGCGGCCCTGGTGGTTCTACCTGCCGCTGATGGTGGTGTCGTGCCTGCCGTGGGCGGCGCTGCTGCCGGCCACGCTGTGCAAGACCTGGAAGGACAAGGGCCAACCCGCCATTGTCTTCCTCGCCCTGTGGCTGCTGCTGCCCCTGGGTTTCTTCAGCCTGAGCAACGGCAAGTTGCCGACCTACATCATGCCGTGCCTGCTGCCCCTGGCGTTGCTGATGGGCCACGCGCTGGTCGACCTGCTGGCCAATGCCCGTACCCGCACACTGCGCTTCAACGGCCTGCTCAACCTGGGCATCGGCGTGGCGGCGATGGTGACGCTGATCTACCTGCAAATCGCCAGGCCGCTGTACGGCAACAGCCACAGTGAGATGTTCAACCTGTCCCTGACGTTCATCGTACTGATGGGCTGGATGCTCGCCAACCTGCTGCAAGCGTTCCGCCCGCTGGCCCTGTGGGCAATGCCCGCTCTGGGCATTGGCCTGTTGGTGGCGCTGCTGCCCGCGGGCATGCCGGCGCTGATCGAAGACAACCAGATGCCCGACCAGTTTGTGCTCGAACACCTTGACGAGCTGCAACAGACCCACGCTTTGTTGAGTAACGAATTGGGCTCGGCCTCGGCACTGTCATGGCGCCTGCGCCGGCCCGAAGTGGCGCTGTACGACACCGAAGGCGAACTGCGCTACGGCCTGCAATACGCCGATTCGATGCACCGCAAGGTCAGCCTGGACGGCGTTCAGGCCTGGCTCAAGCAGGCGCGCCAGCAAGGTTCGGTGGGCGTACTGATGCGTGTCAGGAGCACCAGTGAAATGCGCGAAGCCGGGCAGTTGCCACTGGGCGGCAAGCGTTATTACAAGGGCGACCTGGAGATCATCATCTACCCGCCAATGCCGTAA
- a CDS encoding L,D-transpeptidase family protein yields MNPLITTCAVLLALHSSVAIAQIPDDSRQLVVVTTPGWNAVQGLAQRYERHAQGFQKVGEPFAIVVGKNGMAWGTGITANSPDQQPLKREGDGKAPAGIFRLGDAFGYAPTASTRLPYTASTATLECVDDSQSSHYNTLVDGSVVTKDWTSSERMLRKDQLYRQGIFVEHNTPASAKGGSCIFLHIWRNVSSGTLGCTAMDPAHIQALFAWLDPRANPLLVQLPAAQYALYRERWKLPSP; encoded by the coding sequence GTGAACCCACTTATCACAACCTGCGCGGTGCTGCTGGCGCTGCATTCAAGCGTGGCGATTGCGCAAATTCCCGACGACAGCCGGCAACTGGTGGTGGTCACCACGCCAGGCTGGAACGCCGTTCAGGGCTTGGCACAGCGCTATGAACGGCACGCGCAAGGCTTTCAAAAAGTCGGTGAACCGTTTGCCATTGTGGTCGGCAAAAACGGCATGGCCTGGGGCACCGGCATTACCGCGAACAGCCCTGACCAGCAGCCCCTCAAACGTGAGGGCGACGGCAAGGCTCCGGCCGGCATCTTCAGGCTTGGTGACGCCTTCGGCTACGCCCCCACCGCCAGCACCCGGCTGCCTTACACCGCCAGTACCGCCACGCTCGAATGCGTGGATGACAGCCAGTCCAGCCACTACAACACCCTGGTCGACGGCTCGGTCGTGACCAAGGACTGGACCAGCTCCGAGCGGATGTTGCGCAAGGATCAGCTGTACCGCCAGGGGATTTTTGTCGAGCACAACACACCGGCTTCAGCCAAGGGTGGCTCGTGTATTTTCCTGCACATCTGGCGCAACGTCAGTTCGGGGACGTTGGGTTGCACGGCGATGGACCCGGCGCATATCCAGGCGTTGTTTGCCTGGCTGGACCCGCGAGCAAACCCGCTGTTGGTGCAATTGCCGGCGGCGCAATACGCGCTTTACCGCGAGCGCTGGAAGCTGCCGTCCCCTTGA
- a CDS encoding ABC transporter substrate-binding protein: protein MRPLSFRRVLSYLGLGAVLLAGTAQAQPHDGGVLNLVAQPEPPSLMHGVVSHVSTQYVSGKILQGLLTFDTDLKPKPVLAKSWTVSPDGLTYTFDLQDGVRWHDGHAFTADDVVFSFQTFYPEVDKRLGGVFTEYVASITAKGPLQVVFQLKKPFAPLLSALGSGLRPVVPRHLYENTDFRNNPYNLKPVGTGPFVFVEWKRGAYIKLAKNPDYWKKGLPHLDGIIFHVIPDGSSRAAAFERDDVQVLRSGDADYSDLKRLTALPNVQSSEKGWELYSGLAFLQINTRKPPLNNPKVRQAILYALNRQFIVDNIFFGSGKVAPGQFVSTSPYHDPQLPQYTYDVKKAKALIAESGVDVGAVRIRLLNGEKGGAWERLAEYTKQALQPLGFKVQVVTSDAATWFQRVSDWDFDLTYNFIFQIGDPYLTNAYLYRSDYILKTSPFANVSGYNSPEADALWTQVANTPEGPERTKLYSQLESVLNTDLPIAPIFEMRYPTLFHKEVKNLLQTATSLNEDYESVYLEAPAP, encoded by the coding sequence ATGCGCCCTTTATCCTTTCGCCGTGTCCTCTCATACCTGGGACTTGGCGCCGTGCTGCTGGCCGGCACCGCTCAGGCGCAACCCCATGACGGCGGCGTGCTGAACCTGGTGGCCCAACCCGAGCCGCCGTCGCTGATGCACGGGGTGGTCAGCCACGTATCCACCCAGTACGTCAGCGGCAAGATCCTCCAGGGCCTGCTGACCTTCGACACCGACCTCAAACCCAAGCCGGTGTTGGCCAAGTCCTGGACCGTCTCCCCGGATGGCCTGACCTACACTTTCGATTTGCAGGACGGCGTGCGCTGGCACGACGGCCACGCCTTCACCGCCGATGACGTGGTGTTCAGCTTCCAGACCTTCTACCCCGAAGTGGACAAGCGCCTGGGCGGGGTCTTCACCGAATACGTCGCGAGCATCACGGCCAAGGGCCCGCTGCAAGTGGTCTTCCAGCTCAAGAAACCCTTCGCACCGCTGCTCTCTGCCTTGGGCAGCGGGCTGCGTCCTGTCGTGCCCAGGCACCTCTACGAGAACACCGACTTTCGCAACAACCCCTACAACCTCAAGCCCGTCGGCACCGGCCCGTTCGTGTTTGTAGAGTGGAAGCGCGGCGCCTATATCAAGCTGGCGAAGAACCCGGACTACTGGAAAAAAGGCCTGCCACATCTGGACGGCATCATCTTCCACGTGATCCCGGATGGATCTTCCCGCGCGGCCGCCTTCGAACGTGACGACGTGCAAGTACTGCGCAGCGGGGATGCCGACTATTCCGACCTCAAGCGCCTGACCGCCTTGCCAAACGTGCAGTCTTCGGAAAAAGGCTGGGAGCTGTACTCCGGCCTGGCCTTCCTGCAGATCAACACGCGCAAGCCGCCGCTGAACAATCCCAAGGTGCGCCAGGCGATCCTGTATGCGCTGAACCGCCAGTTCATTGTCGACAACATTTTCTTTGGCTCGGGCAAGGTCGCGCCGGGTCAGTTCGTGTCCACCTCGCCGTACCACGACCCGCAATTGCCGCAATACACCTACGACGTGAAAAAGGCCAAGGCATTGATTGCCGAGTCTGGCGTGGACGTGGGCGCGGTGCGGATCCGCCTGCTCAACGGTGAGAAGGGCGGCGCCTGGGAGCGCCTGGCCGAGTACACCAAGCAAGCCCTGCAACCGCTGGGCTTCAAGGTGCAAGTGGTCACCTCCGACGCAGCCACCTGGTTCCAGCGCGTCAGCGACTGGGACTTCGACCTGACCTATAACTTCATCTTCCAGATCGGCGACCCCTACCTGACCAACGCTTACCTGTACCGCTCCGACTACATCCTCAAGACCTCGCCGTTCGCCAACGTCAGCGGCTATAACAGCCCCGAGGCCGATGCGCTGTGGACCCAAGTCGCCAATACCCCGGAAGGCCCGGAGCGCACCAAACTCTACAGCCAGTTGGAAAGCGTGCTGAACACCGACCTGCCGATCGCGCCGATCTTCGAAATGCGCTACCCGACGCTGTTCCACAAAGAGGTGAAAAACCTGCTGCAAACCGCCACCAGCCTTAACGAAGACTACGAAAGCGTCTACCTCGAGGCGCCTGCGCCATGA
- a CDS encoding ABC transporter permease, translating to MQVLRRFVRQPSALTGALFLLLLTLLAIAAPWLTSSSPWEMNSQPMLAPFHDSAHWLGSDLLGRDLAIGLLYGARVSLAVGALASLATLVVGLLVGALAGYFGGWLDGMLMRVAEFFQIIPQLVLAVILVAILEPSLFSIVLAIALVAWPAVARLVRSEFLTLRQREFVQAARVLGQSPLGIITQQILPNALAPLLVTMTFVMATAILTEAALAFLGLSDPEAMSWGYMINASRGLLRDAWWMSFLPGLAIVLCVLAVNRVGEGLRVAFEPGRSV from the coding sequence ATGCAGGTTCTTCGACGTTTTGTGCGTCAGCCGTCGGCGTTGACAGGTGCGTTGTTTTTGTTGCTGCTGACGTTGTTGGCGATCGCCGCACCCTGGCTCACCAGCAGTTCGCCGTGGGAAATGAACAGCCAGCCGATGCTCGCGCCGTTCCACGATTCGGCCCATTGGCTGGGCAGTGACCTGCTCGGTCGCGACCTCGCCATCGGTCTACTGTACGGCGCGCGGGTGTCCCTGGCGGTGGGGGCCCTGGCCAGCCTGGCGACCTTGGTGGTCGGCCTGCTGGTGGGGGCCCTCGCGGGCTATTTCGGTGGCTGGCTCGACGGCATGCTGATGCGCGTTGCTGAGTTCTTCCAGATCATTCCACAGCTGGTGCTGGCGGTGATTCTGGTGGCGATCCTTGAGCCTTCGTTGTTCTCTATCGTGCTGGCAATCGCACTCGTGGCCTGGCCGGCGGTGGCGCGGTTGGTGCGCAGTGAATTCCTGACCTTGCGCCAGCGCGAGTTCGTACAGGCCGCGCGGGTGCTGGGGCAGTCACCGCTGGGGATCATCACCCAGCAAATCCTGCCCAATGCCCTGGCGCCGTTACTGGTGACCATGACCTTTGTGATGGCCACAGCGATCCTCACCGAAGCGGCGCTGGCATTTCTCGGCTTGAGCGACCCGGAGGCCATGAGCTGGGGCTACATGATCAACGCCTCCCGTGGCTTGCTGCGGGATGCCTGGTGGATGAGCTTTCTGCCGGGGCTGGCGATTGTGCTGTGCGTGCTGGCGGTGAATCGGGTGGGCGAAGGCTTGCGTGTGGCCTTTGAGCCAGGGAGGTCAGTATGA
- a CDS encoding alpha/beta hydrolase: MTTKLSDLPLIRGQQLEIRPNRHLSLTHHVGTTQPDTVVFFCHGAGGNKDQWRHQWQALKTEGYSLVAWDLLGHGDSAKPRNAEAYAWPELVADYLEILKRYGGPRNLIVAHSFGTGLTLSTLLNKPAIPVEALLLLGTRLHSISRSGGLMRLPAWILERLRPLLAKGFRQAAWNAKADPALVAYEEKLTERNPLYMFKALMKNVQWPDADALLTLTLPISIQAGDTDGLTPASGGEALARHLPNARFQLLAECGHQLMLEKPDEVLAAFHQLQQAQGDGSFQRSR; this comes from the coding sequence ATGACCACCAAGCTCTCCGACCTGCCACTAATCCGTGGCCAACAACTGGAAATCCGCCCCAACCGCCACCTGAGCCTCACCCATCACGTGGGCACCACCCAACCCGATACGGTAGTGTTCTTCTGCCACGGCGCCGGCGGCAACAAGGACCAATGGCGCCACCAATGGCAAGCCCTGAAAACAGAAGGCTACAGCCTGGTCGCCTGGGACCTCCTGGGCCACGGCGACAGCGCAAAACCACGCAACGCTGAGGCCTACGCCTGGCCCGAACTGGTCGCCGACTACCTTGAAATCCTCAAACGCTACGGCGGCCCCCGCAACCTCATCGTTGCCCACTCCTTCGGTACCGGCTTGACCCTGAGCACCTTGCTGAACAAACCCGCGATCCCTGTCGAAGCCCTATTGCTGCTGGGCACCCGACTCCACAGCATCAGCAGAAGTGGCGGCCTGATGCGCCTGCCCGCGTGGATCCTGGAACGGCTGCGGCCACTGCTGGCCAAGGGCTTCCGCCAGGCTGCGTGGAACGCCAAGGCCGACCCCGCCCTGGTCGCCTACGAAGAAAAACTCACCGAGCGCAACCCCTTGTATATGTTCAAGGCCCTGATGAAAAACGTCCAATGGCCAGACGCCGATGCACTGCTCACCCTGACCTTGCCCATAAGCATACAAGCCGGTGACACCGATGGCCTGACCCCCGCCAGCGGCGGCGAAGCCCTAGCGCGGCATCTGCCCAATGCCCGGTTCCAACTGCTGGCCGAGTGTGGCCATCAACTGATGCTGGAGAAACCCGATGAGGTATTGGCCGCCTTCCACCAATTGCAACAGGCTCAAGGGGACGGCAGCTTCCAGCGCTCGCGGTAA
- a CDS encoding M15 family metallopeptidase — translation MPYSFPAALLLIALAAPAMADTPMPASMVYLRSLNPSISQDIRYASPHNFTGAPLDGYNAAQCVLSADAAKALVRVQAELARQGYGLKVFDCYRPSRAVANMGRFANLPGDPAKTEFYPRVNKQDFWRLGYVAKVSNHSRGAAVDVTLTGPDARPAQAWSATTPAVDCTAGYGRRLPDGGLDMGTGFDCFDEMAHTSSPRISQTAQQNRQRLSAAMAKEGFTGYAGEWWHFTYSRSPVRAEPMDFPIEPLR, via the coding sequence ATGCCCTACTCTTTCCCTGCCGCCCTGCTCCTCATCGCGCTCGCCGCACCGGCAATGGCAGACACGCCAATGCCGGCCAGCATGGTTTACCTGCGAAGCCTCAACCCGAGCATCTCCCAGGACATTCGCTACGCCAGCCCCCATAACTTCACCGGAGCGCCGCTGGATGGCTACAACGCAGCGCAATGCGTACTGTCGGCCGACGCGGCAAAGGCACTGGTACGGGTACAAGCCGAGTTGGCCAGGCAGGGTTACGGCCTGAAGGTATTCGACTGCTATCGCCCCAGCCGTGCCGTGGCGAACATGGGCCGCTTCGCCAACCTGCCGGGCGATCCGGCCAAAACCGAGTTCTACCCCCGGGTGAACAAGCAGGATTTCTGGCGCCTGGGCTATGTGGCCAAAGTTTCCAACCACTCCCGGGGCGCGGCAGTTGACGTGACCCTGACAGGCCCTGACGCACGGCCGGCCCAAGCCTGGAGCGCCACCACCCCGGCGGTAGATTGCACCGCCGGTTACGGTCGCCGCCTGCCCGATGGCGGCCTGGACATGGGCACCGGTTTTGATTGCTTCGACGAAATGGCCCACACCAGCAGCCCCCGCATCAGTCAGACAGCACAGCAAAATCGCCAGCGACTGAGCGCTGCGATGGCCAAGGAAGGCTTTACCGGCTATGCCGGCGAATGGTGGCATTTCACCTACAGCCGCAGCCCGGTACGGGCCGAGCCGATGGACTTCCCTATTGAACCGCTGCGGTAA
- a CDS encoding glycosyltransferase family 39 protein — MTFWKTERGALLLLLGVSAVILLLGLGARDLWGPETRWANITLQMLQSGDYFDPYLKGTPYYDKPLPSYWLITGFANLMGGLGPWSLRLSSVVSAWLSIWLVYLIGERLFRKGTGLIAGWMLATTFYFIFWARVATADVLTVCGVLAAVWWYWRGPDDTRLGRYTVFFLLLATTSLFKGLIGFVLPGLVLLPHLLSEHRYKRHLNLRLVLAVIIALAFYAIPFVLSHLYGAPTYGESGLELVFRENVVRFFDPFDHMGPIYTYLIYLPAYTLPWAPCWILGLWLALRHWRDTPPTTRWLVWGLGLLFVFFTASGSRRSYYVLPLVPFAQLLAAWWVSERIARKGTVGRGWQRGFGVAAGVMLLVLGVVYPWTNGNGGVTRFADDVQAQAVKSAPWDQWQMVMVEVDNKVPMYLQNHGAPFYYVAETQDFPRGGDSAAFMAWLETTSGRHFDPQRTIIVAQYTKDAPTPLAYLGSDHQVISTQPDNGERLFHKRDAGSVAFVPNAVP, encoded by the coding sequence ATGACCTTCTGGAAAACCGAACGCGGCGCCCTGCTGTTACTCCTTGGCGTGTCTGCCGTGATCCTGCTGCTGGGCCTGGGCGCCCGTGACCTGTGGGGCCCGGAAACCCGCTGGGCCAACATCACCCTGCAAATGCTGCAAAGCGGCGACTACTTCGACCCGTACCTCAAGGGCACCCCGTACTACGACAAACCGCTGCCGTCGTACTGGCTGATCACCGGCTTTGCCAACCTGATGGGCGGCCTGGGCCCGTGGTCGCTGCGCCTGTCGTCGGTGGTCTCGGCGTGGCTGAGTATCTGGCTGGTGTACCTGATCGGTGAGCGCCTGTTTCGCAAGGGCACCGGCCTGATTGCCGGCTGGATGCTCGCCACCACCTTCTACTTCATCTTCTGGGCCCGCGTGGCCACGGCCGATGTGCTGACCGTGTGCGGCGTGCTGGCGGCCGTCTGGTGGTATTGGCGCGGGCCGGACGACACACGGCTTGGGCGCTACACGGTGTTCTTCCTGTTGCTGGCGACGACCTCGCTGTTCAAGGGGTTGATCGGCTTTGTGCTGCCGGGCCTGGTACTGCTGCCGCACCTGCTCAGCGAGCATCGCTACAAACGTCACCTGAACCTGCGGCTGGTACTGGCCGTGATCATCGCCTTGGCGTTCTACGCGATTCCGTTTGTACTGTCCCACCTCTACGGCGCGCCGACCTATGGTGAAAGCGGCCTGGAACTGGTGTTTAGGGAAAACGTGGTGCGCTTTTTCGACCCGTTCGACCATATGGGTCCGATCTACACCTACCTGATCTACCTGCCTGCCTACACCTTGCCCTGGGCCCCCTGCTGGATCCTTGGCCTGTGGCTGGCGCTGCGGCACTGGCGCGACACCCCGCCCACTACCCGCTGGCTGGTCTGGGGCCTGGGCCTGTTGTTTGTATTTTTCACCGCCAGTGGCAGCCGGCGCAGTTACTACGTGCTGCCACTGGTGCCGTTCGCGCAGTTGCTGGCGGCGTGGTGGGTGAGTGAGCGTATCGCCCGCAAAGGCACTGTCGGGCGGGGCTGGCAGCGAGGGTTCGGCGTCGCCGCGGGAGTGATGCTGCTGGTGCTCGGGGTGGTGTATCCGTGGACCAATGGCAACGGCGGCGTGACCCGTTTTGCCGATGATGTGCAAGCGCAAGCGGTAAAAAGCGCACCGTGGGATCAATGGCAAATGGTGATGGTGGAAGTCGATAACAAAGTACCGATGTACCTGCAAAACCACGGCGCGCCGTTTTACTACGTGGCCGAGACCCAGGACTTCCCGCGTGGGGGCGACAGCGCCGCGTTCATGGCCTGGCTGGAGACCACCAGCGGCCGCCACTTCGATCCGCAACGCACGATTATCGTCGCCCAATACACCAAGGATGCGCCGACGCCGCTGGCTTATCTGGGCAGCGATCATCAAGTGATCAGTACCCAGCCAGACAATGGCGAACGGCTGTTCCACAAGCGTGACGCTGGCAGCGTGGCGTTTGTGCCCAATGCCGTGCCGTAG
- a CDS encoding ABC transporter permease — protein sequence MNGLRYFSGRLVKALLMIVAVLVLGFLLIRLAPGDPALLLAGEAGVDDVQFIEHLRQTMGLDKPLLTQLLIYLGNIAHLDLGYSYRNQTSVWSLIAERLPATLALMGSAFLLSSVLGVTLGTLAARARQKRHWLDGVISHGALLLYAMPTFWLAMLLILLFSVSLDWLPAFGMETVAQDFSLVDRLKHLLLPCVSLSVLFLALYIHLTRAAVLDALGQEYVRTAHAKGLHPRRILYVHVLRNALLPVVTFAGLQLGQLASGALLVEVVYSWPGIGRLMYDSLAQRDYGVLMGGFLVISILVVGFNVLTDVICRFLDPRIGAGVQG from the coding sequence ATGAACGGGCTGCGGTATTTCAGCGGCCGTCTGGTCAAGGCGCTGTTGATGATTGTGGCGGTGCTGGTGCTGGGCTTTTTGCTGATCCGCCTGGCGCCGGGCGACCCGGCGCTGTTGTTGGCCGGTGAGGCGGGCGTGGACGACGTGCAGTTCATCGAACACCTGCGCCAGACTATGGGCCTGGACAAGCCCCTGCTGACGCAGCTGCTGATCTACCTGGGCAATATTGCCCATCTGGACCTGGGCTATTCCTATCGCAACCAGACCTCGGTGTGGTCGCTGATTGCCGAGCGCTTGCCGGCGACCTTGGCCCTGATGGGCTCGGCCTTTTTGCTGTCATCGGTGCTGGGCGTCACCCTCGGTACGCTGGCCGCGCGGGCCCGGCAGAAACGTCATTGGCTCGACGGCGTGATCTCCCACGGCGCGTTGCTGTTGTACGCGATGCCGACGTTCTGGCTGGCGATGCTGCTGATCCTGCTGTTCTCCGTCAGCCTCGATTGGTTGCCGGCGTTCGGCATGGAGACGGTGGCGCAGGACTTTTCCCTGGTCGACCGGCTCAAGCATCTACTGTTGCCGTGCGTGTCGTTGAGCGTGCTGTTCCTTGCCCTGTATATCCACCTGACCCGCGCCGCGGTGCTCGATGCCCTCGGCCAGGAATACGTGCGCACGGCCCACGCCAAGGGCCTGCACCCGAGGCGGATTCTGTATGTGCACGTGCTGCGCAATGCGCTGTTGCCGGTGGTCACGTTTGCCGGTTTGCAATTGGGCCAGTTGGCCAGCGGCGCGCTGCTGGTGGAGGTGGTGTATTCCTGGCCGGGGATTGGCCGTTTGATGTACGACTCGCTGGCCCAGAGGGATTACGGCGTGTTGATGGGTGGTTTTCTGGTGATCTCGATTCTGGTGGTGGGTTTTAACGTGCTGACCGATGTGATCTGTCGTTTCCTCGACCCGCGTATCGGTGCAGGAGTGCAAGGTTGA